A genomic stretch from Megalobrama amblycephala isolate DHTTF-2021 linkage group LG22, ASM1881202v1, whole genome shotgun sequence includes:
- the si:ch211-196f5.2 gene encoding uncharacterized protein si:ch211-196f5.2, whose product MIIDERKESKQLPVKDTSVKLARQEKDPEVQHGAHPREKQVNGDGPLDSPTNDKTVRAKLDWTVPMCVHLPIEILSLDQAFPFLNTTLADLGIEESAVKERVVWVDTKRTRVKGKSGKLKKEKEVTVLEVRVKAQHPGERQSQEILYSTESHTDRSFCRSGVDILPWRHTQPAENELQPVEMTLALDTVSESKPKWQKTEEKRDLPKGE is encoded by the exons ATGATCATAGACGAAAGGAAAGAAAGCAAACAGCTGCCAGTTAAAGACACCAGTGTCAAGCTGGCTCGCCAAGAAAAGGATCCAGAGGTTCAGCATGGGGCCCATCCCCGGGAGAAGCAGGTGAATGGTGATGGCCCCTTAGACTCCCCCACCAATGACAAAACGGTACGAGCCAAGCTGGACTGGACGGTTCCCATGTGTGTGCATCTGCCCATTGAAATTCTGAGCCTTGACCAGGCATTTCCGTTTCTGAACACTACACTTGCTGACCTGGGCATCGAGGA ATCTGCAGTGAAGGAACGCGTGGTGTGGGTGGACACTAAGCGCACACGGGTGAAGGGGAAGTCTGGGAAGCTGAAGAAGGAGAAGGAAGTGACCGTTCTGGAGGTGCGTGTGAAAGCGCAGCACCCTGGAGAGCGTCAGAGTCAGGAGATTCTCTACAGCACCGAGTCCCACACCGATCGCTCCTTCTGCAGAAGCGGGGTGGACATCCTCCCGTGGAGACACACACAACCAG CTGAAAATGAACTCCAGCCGGTGGAAATGACTCTGGCCTTGGACACAGTGTCAGAGTCCAAGCCCAAATGGCAGAAGACAGAAGA